One part of the Musa acuminata AAA Group cultivar baxijiao chromosome BXJ1-5, Cavendish_Baxijiao_AAA, whole genome shotgun sequence genome encodes these proteins:
- the LOC135673078 gene encoding uncharacterized protein LOC135673078 — translation MALVLPLRPLFRSKDVSVSVSAAFSSPSKPGYSRAQSKKGSGLVLVSSGTPSPTMVSNGYLAGRAVKSEARSYRRLGSCLVIPPPAGRKPRAVVKFLGGAFVGAVPEVTYSFLMEWLAKEGFLVVSVPYNVTFDHEKAAKEVYERFHCCMDSLFASGIPDAGIAALDVSSLPLYSVGHSNGALLQMLIGSYFDEKIAKANVVISFNNRPAAEAVPYFEQFGPMVSQVIPIIEESPVYSMARNASGDAWKYLLDTAGLLIQDYDQEAVVSLTKFIDQLPSVINQVTQGTSEFKPTPPENREFFKKSYSVPHTLLVKFSVDAIDETDLLEDILKPRVESIGGMVEKITLSGNHLTPCLQDLKWQVGYQYTPADALAQALKSLSLNETRVLARTVTNWLKDLNHK, via the exons ATGGCTCTCGTCCTCCCTCTTCGTCCGCTCTTTCGGTCCAAAGACGTCTCCGTCTCCGTCTCCGCCGCCTTCTCCTCGCCATCCAAACCCGGCTACTCTCGAGCCCAATCGAAGAAAGGCAGCGGTTTGGTTCTCGTCTCTTCGGGTACGCCCTCTCCGACGATGGTTTCCAACGGATACCTCGCCGGGCGCGCCGTCAAGTCCGAAGCAAGGAGCTACCGGAGATTGGGTTCTTGCCTCGTCATCCCGCCCCCCGCCGGCCGGAAGCCGAGGGCCGTGGTCAAGTTCTTGGGCGGCGCCTTCGTCGGGGCCGTTCCCGAGGTCACCTACAG CTTCCTGATGGAGTGGCTAGCGAAGGAAGGGTTCCTTGTGGTCTCCGTGCCTTATAACGTCACTTTTGATCACGAGAAGGCGGCCAAGGAGGTATACGAGAGGTTTCATTGTTGTATGGATTCACTCTTCGCCTCTGGAATTCCTGATGCTGGTATTGCGGCTTTGGATGTTTCTTCCCTTCCGCTATATTCTGTAGGTCATAG CAACGGTGCGCTACTTCAGATGCTTATAGGAAGCTACTTTGATGAAAAGATTGCAAAG GCTAATGTTGTTATCTCGTTCAACAACAGACCAGCAGCAGAGGCTGTTCCTTACTTTGAGCAG TTTGGTCCAATGGTTAGCCAAGTAATACCTATCATTGAAGAATCCCCTGTGTACTCCATGGCTAGAAATGCCTCAG GAGATGCATGGAAGTATCTATTGGATACTGCTGGATTGTTGATCCAAGATTATGACCAAGAAGCTGTGGTATCTTTGACCAAGTTTATTGATCAGCTACCATCAGTCATAAATCAG GTAACACAAGGTACATCAGAGTTCAAGCCAACACCTCCAGAAAACCGAGAATTTTTCAAGAAATCCTATAGTGTCCCTCATACCCTCTTG GTGAAATTCAGCGTAGATGCCATTGATGAGACTGACCTCCTTGAGGACATATTGAAACCCCGTGTTGAATCCATAGGAGGCATGGTAGAAAAGATTACATTGTCAGGGAACCATCTCACCCCATGTCTACAG GATCTGAAATGGCAGGTGGGCTATCAATATACTCCAGCGGATGCACTTGCACAAGCTCTAAAATCATTGTCTCTCAATGAAACCAGAGTGCTTGCTAGGACAGTCACTAACTGGCTCAAAGACCTCAACCACAAGTAA
- the LOC135673080 gene encoding uncharacterized protein LOC135673080, whose protein sequence is MENHKKSTLRLRLRVTARKKGRELIPGECSDRKRRERECPNSVRKLQRREIGGFPRLARGTATGAPEKFRNIQLQEEFDTYDHNVHWFLKLQFLKKRSKIIEIVAAKDVIFALAQSGLCAAFSRTTNKRICFLNISPDEVIRSLFYNKNNDSLITVSVYASDHFSSLKCRTTPIEYIRRNQLDAGYPLFESESLKWPGFVEFDDVNGKVLTYSAQDGTYKVFDLKNYSFLYSICDKDIQEIKISPGIMLLIYQRTQSHVPLKILSIEDGKVLKSFNHLLHRNKKVDFIEQFNEKLLVKQENENLQILDVRNSNLIEVSRTEFMTPSAFIFLYENHLFLTFRNRTVAVWNFRGELVTSFEDHLLWHPDCNTNNIYITSDQDLIISYCKAEDGCDEEGEVPTVGSINMSNILTGKCIAKICPLDPALQITPRKRGDNSRSTIRSTIREALEDVTALFYDEDRNEIYTGNKQGLIHVWSN, encoded by the exons ATGGAGAACCATAAGAAGTCGACGCTGAGGCTCCGGCTCCGGGTGACGGCGAGGAAGAAAGGGAGGGAGTTGATTCCTGGGGAGTGCTCGGACCGGAAGCGCCGGGAGCGGGAGTGCCCCAACTCCGTCAGGAAGCTCCAGCGCCGCGAGATCGGCGGGTTCCCTCGGTTGGCCCGCGGCACCGCGACTGGCGCACCTGAGAAGTTTCGGAATATCCAGCTCCAG GAAGAGTTTGACACCTATGATCACAACGTCCATTGGTTTCTGAAATTACAATTTCTGAAGAAGAGGTCGAAAATTATTGAGATTGTTGCTGCAAAAGATGTAATATTTGCTCTTGCTCAATCAGGTCTTTGTGCCGCTTTTAGTCGAA CAACAAACAAAAGAATATGCTTCTTGAACATAAGCCCTGATGAAGTGATTAGAAGCTTATTTTATAACAAGAATAATGATTCTCTTATCACAGTGTCTGTTTATGCATCAGATCATTTCAGTTCCTTGAAATGCAGGACAACTCCAATAGA ATATATCAGGAGAAATCAGTTAGATGCTGGGTATCCTCTTTTTGAATCTGAATCCCTGAAATGGCCTGGTTTTGTCGAATTTGATGATGTGAATGGCAAAGTACTGACCTATTCAGCCCAGGATGG CACTTACAAAGTTTTTGACCTGAAAAACTATTCGTTTCTGTACTCCATATGCGACAAGGATATACAGGAGATCAAAATAAG CCCTGGCATCATGCTGCTGATATACCAAAGAACTCAGAGCCATGTACCATTAAAAATACTGTCAATTGAAGATGGAAAAGTTTTGAAATCTTTTAATCACTTGTTACATCGCAACAAGAAGGTCGACTTCATTGAACAATTCAATGAGAAGCTCCTGGTCAAGCAAGAAAATGAGAATCTGCAGATTCTTGAT GTGAGGAATTCAAATCTCATTGAAGTTAGCAGGACCGAGTTTATGACACCTTCTGCATTCATCTTCCTCTATGAGAACCACCTTTTCTTGACATTCAGAAATAGGACAGTGGCAGTCTGGAATTTTCGTGGAGAACTTGTCACCTCATTTGAGGACCACCTACTGTGGCACCCAGATTGTAATACCAACAACATTTACATAACCAGCGACCAGGACCTGATAATCTCTTACTGCAAGGCTGAAGATGGATGCGACGAGGAGGGAGAAG TGCCTACTGTCGGTTCTATCAACATGAGCAACATCCTTACTGGTAAGTGCATCGCAAAGATATGTCCACTTGATCCTGCACTCCAGATCACGCCTCGCAAGCGAGGAGACAACAGCCGGTCTACCATCCGGAGCACCATCAGAGAAGCACTCGAGGATGTCACTGCCCTCTTCTACGATGAGGATAGGAATGAGATCTACACCGGCAACAAGCAAGGTTTGATCCACGTCTGGTCTAATTAG
- the LOC135673079 gene encoding auxin-responsive protein SAUR78-like, producing the protein MAKSRSGKLSKLRCMIKRWHSSSRITRSATGGGGGDSSRSQEEEDATSQPASFHGDDVPPGHHEVFVGRSRRRYLVGSSLVDHPLFQVLVERTGASDAGTVVGCEVVLFDHLLWMLENADPQPESLDELVDFYSY; encoded by the coding sequence ATGGCGAAGAGCAGGAGCGGGAAGCTAAGCAAGCTCAGATGCATGATCAAGCGTTGGCATTCGTCGAGCCGGATCACGCGCTCCGCcaccggcggcggcggaggcgactCCTCGAGAtcacaggaggaggaggacgcgACGTCGCAGCCGGCGTCTTTCCACGGCGACGACGTCCCGCCGGGGCACCACGAGGTGTTCGTCGGCAGGTCACGCCGGCGGTACCTCGTCGGCTCCAGCCTCGTCGACCACCCGCTCTTCCAGGTTCTGGTGGAGAGGACCGGCGCGTCCGACGCGGGCACGGTGGTAGGCTGCGAGGTGGTGCTCTTCGACCACTTGCTGTGGATGCTGGAGAACGCCGACCCCCAGCCCGAGTCACTGGACGAGTTGGTGGACTTCTATTCTTACTGA